The stretch of DNA TCGCCCATGGAATCGAAGGCACGACCCGGGCTATCGGCATTCAGGTCCCGGTCATGCAGGCGACCCTCGGGATTGACCAGTTCCTCCACCTCTTCCAGGGGCCCTCTCTGGTCCGACGCCGAGAAAAGCCGTGCCCGTGCCTGGTCGGCGACTACCACCCAGGTGATTTCCATTTTCATGCCCTCACGCCAGGGAAACCGGCATGCCGGTTTCCCGGATAGTTACTTGACCTCGAGCTTGCGGCGATTGGCCCGCTTGAGCTTGGGCAGCGTCAGCTCGAGCATGCCGTTCTTGAAGCTGGCTTCGGCCTTGTCGGCATCGATCTCGCAGGGCAGTGCCACCGTCCGGGTGAAGGACCCCTGAGAGATCTCGGAGTGGAAGTAATCGCCCTCCTCCTCCTTGCTCTCCTCGCGGTGTTCGCCCTTGATGGTCACCGCGCCGTCGGTCACCGAGACGTCGAGTTCCTCGCGCTCGAAGCCCGGGGCCTCGGCGCGTACCACCACCTCGGCGTCACGATCGATGACATCGACCTTCGGCATGCCCTTCTCGAAGGCGGCGAACCGCTCCCAGAGGGGGTGTTCCCCGCGCATCGAGGGCATCCATCCTCGATCGAAGAAGCTGTCCAGCATGCGATCGAATTCCCGGAAGGGACTCATCGCGCGCGACGCCTCGGGCGCGGACTTTCCGGCAGAGACGGGGACGTCCCTGGATTCCTTGGTGGATTTCTTTGCCATGACGATACCTCCTCGTGAACAGGTCATAGAGGGCGAGCGAGGCATGGCCCATAAGCCTCGCCAGGGTCACCCCGGCGAGCTTCGTTCGGAAATGCTCGCCCCATGATCAAGATAGCCCCGCCCCGCGCGGCCGACTTGACCCGGATCAAGGGGGATCGCCATGCCCTGACCGGCGGGCGTGAGACGCGACCCGCTCGCCTGTCGCGGGGGTCAGTCCACTCGTGCCTTGAGCACCGATCCCGCCGAGAACGCCAGCATCAGGAAGGCGCAACTGAAGAACATCGTCTCGGCCGAGATCGGCTGTCGCAGCCAGAGCGCCGCCGCGAGGATCGCCGTGATCGGCTCGAAGCCGTAGAGAATGCCCGCCACCGCGGGGCTCAGGGGTTCGCGCCCGCCGCCCTGGGCCACCCCGAACTGCAGCAGAGTGTACCCCAGGCCCGTGCCGACGGCGCCCGCGAGAATGACATCCCCGTTCCCGGCGGCCTCGAGCAGGCCGGAGATCGTCGTGTCGGTGGTCAGCAGCGCCAGCACGGTGGCGATGACGC from Halomonas aestuarii encodes:
- a CDS encoding Hsp20/alpha crystallin family protein; the encoded protein is MAKKSTKESRDVPVSAGKSAPEASRAMSPFREFDRMLDSFFDRGWMPSMRGEHPLWERFAAFEKGMPKVDVIDRDAEVVVRAEAPGFEREELDVSVTDGAVTIKGEHREESKEEEGDYFHSEISQGSFTRTVALPCEIDADKAEASFKNGMLELTLPKLKRANRRKLEVK